CCGCAGCCGATAGGCAATCATGCTTAATCGACTGCCCAAAGACCCCGGTTCAATGGCCGATCTACTGGCCGACATTGGCAACCCATCAGCACATGAAATCGCCAAAAAACTAGGCGTATCCCGACGCACCGCCGACCGCTGGAGAACCGAGAAAGCACCACGGATAGCCCGCCTGGCTTTGTGGTGGCTGTCGCGCGAAGGCCACAGCGTTTGGGATTGCGAGATGGCCACCCGAACACAAATGGCCATTCAGACCAACGAGGCGCTATGGCGAGAAGTCAGGCAACTGCGGGAGCAGATTGCATTGATGACGCGGAACACGACTGCGCCACTTGGACGAACACACCCCGCGAACGACAGAACGGCCCTCGGCTAGGCCATTGCCCGCAATGGC
This region of Paucibacter aquatile genomic DNA includes:
- a CDS encoding helix-turn-helix domain-containing protein, coding for MADLLADIGNPSAHEIAKKLGVSRRTADRWRTEKAPRIARLALWWLSREGHSVWDCEMATRTQMAIQTNEALWREVRQLREQIALMTRNTTAPLGRTHPANDRTALG